The DNA sequence CGCGGCCGTCGTCGGCGGCGAGCGGATCACCGTGTCGCAGCTGGAGAACCGGGTCGACGAGGTCCGTGCGGCCCAGCGGGCGGCCGTCCCCGACGAGGCCCAGTACCAGCAGGCCATCGCCCGGACCGGCAGCCTCACCCGCGACACCCTGCACAGCATGGTCCTGGACCGGGTGCTGGAGCGCGCCGCGGCGGACGCGGGCGTGCGCGTCACGCCCAGGGAGGTCCAGGAGATGCGGTCCGGGCTGGAGCAGCAGGCCGGGGGCGCCGAGGCGCTCCAAACGGCCTGGCTGCAGCAGTACGGCATCCCGCCGCAGCGCCTCGACGCCAACCTCCGGCTCCAGCTCCAGGCCCAGAAGCTCGCCCAGCGGCTCGGCACCGACACCAGCCGGCCCGAGTTCTGGAAGGCGCTGTCCGAGGCGGGCAAGGACCTCGACGTCGACCTCAACCCGCGCTACGGCAGCTGGGACGCGGAGAAGAGCAGCCGCGTCGACGCCAGGACGCCGTGGGTGAGGGACATCACCTCGGCGGGCACCGCGCCGACCCTCTGACGGCCGCGGGGGGACCGGGCCCCGGGAAAACCCCAGGCCGGCGGGGAAAACCGGCCCTGTGGAAACCGGGCCCGGGCGCGCCGGACCTGTGGACAACGGCTCCGCGGACAGAAGCCCTGTGGACAACTCGGGGCCTGTCCGCGGCGTGGGCTAGTTTCGGATCGTGAACGCAATCAGCTCCGCGCCGAACCAGGAAGCCGCCGTCGGCCGCATCGTCCTGCTCACCACCAGCCACCGCGTCGCCCCCGGCCTGCTGTCCTGGCCGGCCTGGCAGGTCCTGCACGCGGCCGACCGGGTGCTGTGCGCGGACGGCGCGCATCCGCAGCTGCCGTACCTGCGGGAGGCGGGCATAGCGGTCGAGGAGGCGTCGCCGTCCGCCGAGGACCTCGTCGACGCCTGCGCCGGCGGGCGCACGGTGGTGGTCGTGGCCACCGGCGAGGGCGAGCCCGCGCTCACCGACGGACTGGCCCGCCTGGCGGGGACCGGCCGCGTCCGGATGCCCGAGCTGGAGCTGCTGCCCGCCTCCTACGACCTGCCGGGCGCCCGCCTCCTGGACCTGGTGCAGGTCATGGACCGCATCCGCGCCGAGTGCCCGTGGTCGTCCCGGCAGACCCACAAGGGCCTGGCGAAGTACGGCATCGAGGAGGCGTACGAGCTCGTCGAGGCCATCGAGGAGGGCGACCGGGACGAACTGCGCGAGGAACTGGGGGACGTCCTGCTCCAGGTCGTCTTCCACGCCCGGATCGCCGAGGAGCACGAGGAGGAGCCGTTCTCCGTCGACGACGTGGCGGGCGGCATCGTCGCCAAGCTGATCCACCGGCACCCGCACGTCTTCGGTGAGGAGACGGCGACCACGCCGGAGGACGTCAAGGCGCACTGGCTGCGCACCAAGGCGGAGGAGAAGCGCCGCAGCTCGGTGACGGAGGGCGTGCCGCTGGGCCAGCCCGGACTGGCCCTGGCGGCGAAGCTGGCGTCGCGGGCGCGGACGGCCGGACTGGACGTGCCGCTGCCGACGGGGGAGGGCGTCGGCTACGAGCTGCTGGCGCTGGCGGCGCGGGCGGAGGCGTCCGGGACCGACCCGGAGGCGGCGCTGCGGGCGGCGGCGCGGGCCTACCGGGACGCGATACGGGCGGCGGAGGGCGGCCAGGACGGAGCCTGACCCCGGGGCGGGGCACACGAGAATGCCGCCCCGCCTCCCCTTCCCTCCCTGCCCCCGGGGTTCCGCCCCCGGACGCCCGTTCGCGCGGTCGCCCGCGCCCCCAGCCGAGGTCGCCGTATGCCTGACCAGCCCACCCCGCCACCGCACGCCCGCCCGCACGGCCCCGTCCCCGAGCTGTTTACCTGGGAGTTCGCCGCCGACCCCTACCCCGCCTACGCCTGGCTGCGCGAGCACGCGCCCGTGCACCGGACGCGGCTGCCCAGCGGGGTGGAGGCCTGGCTGGTCACCCGGTACGCGGACGCCAGACAGACCCTCGCCGACCCCCGCCTGTCCAAGAACCCGGCGCACCACGACGAGCCCGCCCACGCCAAGGGCAAGACCGGTATCCCCGGGGAGCGCCAGGCGGATCTGATGACCCATCTGCTCAACATCGACCCGCCGGACCACACCAGGCTGCGCCGGCTGGTCAGCAAGGCGTTCACCCCGCGCCGGGTGGCCGAGTTCGCGCCCCGGGTGCAGCAGCTCACCGACGGGCTCATCGACCGGTTCGCGGCCGGCGGCTCCGCCGACCTCATCCACGAGTTCGCCTTCCCCCTCCCCATCTACGCCATCTGCGACCTGCTCGGCGTCCCGCGGGAGGACCAGGACGACTTCCGGGACTGGGCGGGCATGATGATCCGGCACCAGGGCGGCCCCCGGGGCGGCGTCGCGCGGTCGGTGAAGAAGATGCGCGGGTACCTCGCCGAGCTCATCCACCGCAAGCGCGAGGAACTGCCCGCCGAACCGGCACCGGGCGAGGACCTCATCTCCGGCCTCATCCGCGCCTCCGACCACGGCGAGCACCTCACCGAGAACGAGGCCGCCGCCATGGCCTTCATCCTGCTGTTCGCCGGCTTCGAGACCACCGTCAACCTCATCGGCAACGGCACCTACGCCCTGCTCACCCACCCCGGCCAGCGCGAGCGCCTGCAACGGGCCCTGGCCGCGGGCGACCGGGGACTGCTGGAGACGGGTGTCGAGGAACTCCTGCGCTACGACGGCCCCGTGGAGCTCGCCACCTGGCGGTTCGCCACCGAGCCGGTCACCATCGGCGGACAGCGCGTCGCGGCCGGCGACCCGGTCCTCGTCGTCCTCGCCGCCGCCAACCGGGACCCGGAGCGGTTCGACGGCCCGGACGTGCTCGACCTCGGCCGCCGCGACAACCAGCACCTGGGATACGGCCACGGCATCCACTACTGCCTGGGCGCCCCGCTGGCCCGTCTGGAGGGGCAGACCGCGCTCGCCACGCTGCTGACCCGGCTGCCGGATCTGCGGCTCGCCGTGGAACCGGCCGAACTGCGGTGGCGCGGCGGACTCATCATGCGCGGACTGCGCACGCTGCCGGTGGAGTTCACTCCTGCGCACACCTGAGGGCCGACCGCCGCGCCCAGTGCCCCGGAGCGGACCAGCGCAAACATGACTCGCCCTCAACTCTGTGATCTTCACGTGATCTGCGCGGCATGAACTTGTGACAAGTGATCCTCTGCCGATACGTTCACCCATCAGCGCGGCCCTTCGGCTTCACTCGCCGCGCGGGTCATCGCTGTCTCGCGAAAGGTCTCCCGCATGCTCTCCGGGAACGGTCGGCACCGCCGCCCCCGCCAGGCTCCGGCTCTTCTCGTCGCGGCCGGAGTGACCGGCTCCGCCATCGCCATCCCGCTCCTCGGAGCCGGCAGCGCCAGCGCGGCCGACGGCGCGACCTGGGACCGCGTCGCGGAGTGCGAGAGCGGCGGCTCCTGGAGCCAGAACACCGGCAACGGTTATTACGGCGGCCTGCAGTTGACCCAGGACGACTGGGAGGCCTACGGCGGCCTGGACTACGCGTCGAGCGCCGACCAGGCCAGCCGGGGCCAGCAGATAGCCGTGGCCGAGCGGGTCCTCGCCGACCAGGGCGTCGGCGCGTGGCGCACCTGCGGCCTGCTCGCGGGCCTGGACCAGGACTCGGCGTCGGTCGACATCGACACGGGTGTCGCGGAGGACTCGACGCCGGACCCGTCCGGATCGCCGGACTCCGGTGACGCGTCCGCCTCCTCCTCGCCGTCGCCCACGTCCGAGCCGTCGTCCACCGCGGACGCCACGGAGGGTTCGAAGTCCCCGGAGGGCGCGGAGAGCCCGGAGAGCACGGCCGACGCGTCCGCCGACGCCTCCGTCGGGACCGACACCGGCACCTCCCCCTCCGCTTCGGCCACCCCGAAGACCGACGAGTCGGACAAGCTGGGGCAGACCGACGGCTCTTCGGGCCTCACCGGAACCGAGGGCACCGGCTCCGGCCGTCACCGCGGCGGCAGCGCCGAGGAGGGCGTGACCGAGGACCGTACGTCCGAGTCGTCCGGCCGGCACGCCTCGCGCGGCGACGACGCCTCGCGCGACGCCGCCGACGGCTCCTACACCGTGCGCACCGGGGACAGCCTGTCGTCCATCGCCGACTCCCTTGAGCTGGACGGCGGGTGGCGCGCCCTGTACGCGGAGAACGAGCAGGTCGTCGGCACCGACCCGGACCTCATCCTGCCGGGCCAGGAGCTCGCTGTCGGGGTCGAACCGGGCGAAAAGTGACGCCCGAAAACGCCTGGGCACGGCGGCAGTTGGCGTCATGATTCGCGGCGAATGTCCGATTTAAAGGCTGTGAGAGATAGGTCTCAGAAGCCCTGATCGTCTTTGTCATTCCGCCGATCACGTGCCTACGGTCGAGACCGCTCGCCAATGCGGGCCCCGGCCGCCGCAACGCCGAATCCTGCCAGTGGCGGCCCGGGAACAGTCGTCGCGTCATGCGCCGTAGGCAGGAGCGGGGGACCCAAGGTAAGTGCCGGGCCCAGCAGTTGTGGCTGGCTCGGCTTGGGGTGAAGCCGCGGTTCGTGAGAGCCGTGGCCGGGCAACTCAACCGGCCCGAACCCGACAGCTCACCTCGCAGGCGTCGGTGAGGGGATCAACCATGCTGTTTTCCGGCAAGGGCAAGCACCGCCGTCCGTCCAAGGCCACCCGCGCCATCGCCGTCACCGGTGTCGTCGGTGCCGCCGTCGCCGCCCCGCTGATGGCGGCCGGCAACGCCTCCGCCGCCACCGCCTCCGAGTGGGACGCCGTCGCCCAGTGCGAGTCCGGCGGCAACTGGTCCATCAACACCGGCAACGGCTACTACGGCGGTCTGCAGTTCTCCGCCTCCACCTGGGCCGCGTACGGCGGCACCGCGTACGCCGCCTCCGCCGACCGGGCCAGCAAGGCCCAGCAGATCGAGATCGCCGAGAAGGTCCTCGCGGGCCAGGGCAAGGGTGCCTGGCCGGTCTGCGGCGTGAACCTGTCGAACACCCCGTACAGCGGCGGTGGCTCCGCGCAGGGCACCGAGAGCCAGGGCACCGGCTCCGCCGAGACCCGCGAGACCGAGCAGAAGGCCTCCCGCTCCGCCGAGCGCCCGGCCGCCGAGCAGAAGGCGGAGAAGAAGACCGTCACCACCCCGACCGGCAAGAAGGTCGCCAAGGGTGACGGCGAGTACAAGGTCGTCAAGGGTGACACCCTCAGCACGATCGCCGAGGAGCACGGCGTCGAGGGCGGCTGGGCGAAGCTGTTCGACCTGAACGGCGACATCGTCGAGGACGCCGACCTCATCTACCCGGGCCAGCAGCTGCACCTCAAGTAAGCGGCAGCCCCCTGCTCCCCGCCCCGGTGCGTCTCCCCCCGTACGCACCGGGGCGGGGTTTTTTCGCGCGGGTTTCCGGATTCGGCTTTGTTCCGTTCGGAAACAATTTACGCTCGGTTCTGTCCACGGGGCGGTCGACCGGCTGGCCGATCGCCCGGAGCCGGTTAGGCTCGGACTCGCAGGACCCACCGTGGTCCCGCCCACCCGCGTCACATCCAAGAAGGAGATGCTCGTGCCGTCCATCGACGTCGTCGTAGCCCGGGAAATCCTGGACTCCCGAGGCAACCCCACGGTCGAGGTCGAGGTCGGCCTCGACGACGGCAGCACGGGTCGTGCCGCCGTCCCGTCCGGCGCCTCCACCGGCGCCTTCGAGGCCATCGAACTCCGTGACGGCGATGCCAACCGTTACCTGGGCAAGGGCGTCGAGAAGGCCGTGCTGGCCGTCATCGAGCAGATCGGCCCGGAGCTCGTCGGCTACGACGCCACCGAGCAGCGCCTGATCGACCAGGCGATGTTCGACCTGGACGCCACCGACAACAAGGGCTCCCTCGGCGCCAACGCCATCCTCGGTGTCTCGCTCGCCGTTGCCCACGCCGCCTCCGAGGCGTCGGACCTGCCGCTCTTCCGCTACCTGGGCGGCCCCAACGCGCACCTGCTGCCGGTGCCGATGATGAACATCCTGAACGGCGGCTCGCACGCCGACTCCAACGTGGACATCCAGGAGTTCATGATCGCCCCGATCGGCGCGGAGTCCTTCTCCGAGGCCCTGCGCTGGGGCGCCGAGGTCTACCACACGCTGAAGAAGGTCCTGAAGAGCAAGGGCCTGGCCACCGGCCTCGGCGACGAGGGCGGCTTCGCCCCGAACCTCGGCTCCAACCGCGAGGCCCTCGACCTCATCCTCGAGGCCATCAAGGAAGCCGGCTACACCCCCGGCGAGCAGATCGCCCTCGCCCTCGACGTCGCCGCCTCCGAGTTCTACAAGGACGGCGTCTACACCTTCGAGGGCAAGGAGCGCAGCGCCGCCGAGATGACCGAGTACTACGCGGAGCTCGTCGACGCGTACCCGCTCGTCTCCATCGAGGACCCGCTGTTCGAGGACGACTGGGAGGGCTGGAAGGTCCTCACCGGCAAGCTCGGTGACAAGGTCCAGATCGTCGGCGACGACCTGTTCGTCACCAACCCCGAGCGCCTGGCCCGCGGCATCGAGGAGGGCGCCGCCAACGCCCTGCTGGTCAAGGTCAACCAGATCGGTTCGCTGACCGAGACCCTGGACGCCGTCGAGCTGGCCCAGCGCAACGGCTTCAAGTGCATGATGTCCCACCGCTCCGGCGAGACCGAGGACGTCACCATCGCCGACCTGGCCGTCGCCACCAACTGCGGCCAGATCAAGACCGGCGCCCCGGCCCGCTCCGAGCGCGTCGCCAAGTACAACCAGCTGCTGCGCATCGAGGAGATCCTCGACGACGCCGCGGTGTACGCCGGCCGCAGCGCGTTCCCGCGCTTCAAGGGCTGAGCGCCGCCCGCACAGGCGGCGTCGTCCGTACGTCCCCGTACTCGGTCCCGTACCGTGTGCGGGGACGTACGCACGTATGACCACGCACGCAGGCGAACCGGAGGCGGAGACATGGCGGTGAAGGACCGGGACCGTTTCTCCACCGCGACCAGGATCCGGCTGATCGGTGAGCAGACCGCGGCACGGGTGTACCGCTCGCAGACCAAGCGCCAGGCCCGCCGCTCGCGGCTGACCGGCCGGGCGGCGCTGCTCGCCCTGGTGGTCTGCTCGCTGATCGTGGCCCTCGCCTACCCCATGCGGCAGTACGTCTCCCAGCGCGCGGAGATCGCCGACCTCCAGCAGGAGCAGGACGAGACCCGGCAACGGGTCGAGCGGCTGCGGGACATGAAGGCGCGCTGGCAGGACGACGCCTACGCCGAGCAGGAGATCCGCCGGCGGCTGCACTACGTCATGCCCGGCGAGACCGGCTACATCGTCATCGACCCGGGTACGGCGAAGACGGCCCGCACGGATCTGGAAGCCGCCGACCGCCCCTGGTACGCGAACGTCTGGGACGGCGTCGACAAGGCCGACGCCGCCGCCCAGTGACCTCCGATACGGAAAGCCCCGGAAAGACAGGTATGGAAACCCCTCCGCCCACGACCCCGCGCACCGAGCCCACCGAGGCGGACGTCGAGGCCTTCAAGCAGCAGCTCGGGCGGCCCCCTCGCGGGCTGCGCGCCATCGCGCACCGCTGCCCCTGCGGGCAGCCGGACGTCGTGGAGACCGCGCCGAGGCTGCCCGACGGCACCCCCTTCCCGACGCTGTACTACCTCACCTGCCCCCGGGCCGCCTCGGCGATCGGGACGCTGGAGGCGAACGGCGTGATGAAGGAGATGACCGAGCGGCTGGGCACCGACCCGGAGCTGGCGGCCGCCTACCGCGCGGCGCACGAGGACTACATCCGGCGCCGCGACGAGATCGAGGAGCTGAAGGGCTTCCCGAGCGCGGGCGGCATGCCGGACCGGGTGAAGTGCCTGCACGTCCTGGTCGGCCACTCGCTGGCGGCCGGACCGGGTGTCAACCCGCTGGGCGACGAGGCGCTGGCGATGCTGCCCGAGTGGTGGCGCAAGGGCCCCTGCGTGACGCTCCCCGGGTCCGCCGGGTCCGCCGGGTCCGTCGAGTCCGCCGAGTCCGCCACGGAGAAGGAGGACGGCCGGTGACCCGGGTCGCCGCCATCGACTGCGGTACGAACTCCATCCGTCTGCTGGTGGCCGACGTCGACCCGGAAACGGGCGAACTGACGGAGCTGGACCGGCGCATGACGATCGTGCGGCTCGGCCAGGGCGTCGACCGCACCGGCCGGCTGGCGCCGGAGGCGCTGGAGCGGACCTTCGCCGCCTGCCGCGAGTACGCGGAGATCATCACGTCGCACGGCGCGGAACGCCTCCGCTTCGTCGCCACCTCCGCCTCCCGCGACGCCGAGAACCGCGACGCGTTCGTGCGCGGGGTGCTGGACATCCTGGGCGTGGAGCCCGAGGTCATCACCGGCGACCAGGAGGCCGAGTTCTCCTTCACCGGCGCGACCAGGGAGCTGGCGGGCCGGCCCGACCTGCACCGCCCGTTCCTGGTGGTGGACATCGGCGGCGGCTCGACCGAGTTCGTCGTCGGCGACGACCACGTGCGCGCCGCCCGCTCGGTGGACGTGGGCTGCGTGCGGATGACGGAGCGGCACCTGGTGCGGGACGGGGTCGTGACGGACCCGCCGTCCGAGGAGCAGATCGCGGCGATGCGCGCCGACATCGAGGCCGCGCTCGACCACGCCGAGGAGACGGTGCCGCTGCGCGAGGCGCACACCCTGGTCGGCCTGGCGGGCTCGGTCACCACGGTGTCGGCCATCGCCCAGGACCTCCCCGAGTACGACTCGGAGGCGATCCACCACTCCCGCGTCTCCCGCGACCGCGTCCGCGAGATCACCGAGTGGCTGCTGCGCTCCACGCACGCCGAGCGCGCGGCCGTGCCCTCGATGCACCCGGGCCGGGTCGACGTCATCGGGGCCGGCGCCCTCGTCCTGCTGTCGATCATGGAGCGGATCGGCGCGGAGGAGGTCGTGGTCTCGGAGCACGACATCCTGGACGGCATAGCGCACAGCTGCGCCGCCGAGGCGCGCTGAGAAGCACTGCCGGGCGATGCCGGCACCGGGCGGGGCGTCACACGTCGCGGTGGACGTCCCGCCGGCCGCCCATCTCGACGACGAGGACGACGAGTTCACCGTCGTTGATCCGGTGGGCGACCCGGTGGCTTCCGACCCGGAGCCGGTGGGCGACCCGGTGGCTTCCGGCCCGGAGCCGGTGGAGCCCCGAGGGGCCGGTGAGCTTCTTGACGTCGGCGTCCTGGCGGTACGGGTCGTCACCGAGTGCGGTCAACGCGGTCAGGACGCGCATGGCGTCGGGTCGGCTGCTCGCCCGGCTCCCTTCTTCGTGGCCGGTCACCGGCACTCGGCTGAGCTGTCGGAAGGGCGTTTGAGCGGGCTTCCGGGGGCTCTTCGGGGCCCTCGGCGGGAGCCCGCGCAGAAAGTTCGTGAAGTTCTTCACAAGGAATTGGCCCCGGTAGGTCGAAGAAGACGGCCCTGTTGACCCGTTCGGGGCCCCAACGCCCCTTTGAACACGTTCAGAAGGCGCCCGGAGGGGTCCGCTCGGAGGCGGCTGCCCGGGGGCTCCGGTGGGCCTCACACGACCCTCCGGTCGGCAGAGAGGCAGCTCACGCGGCATTGACAACGTGCCGTCGGGTGCGCCGGTTCCCGGTTCGCACTGTGATCTGGATCAAGAGGCGCGGGAGTGTAACACAGGGCCTGTCGGACCTTGTGAAGGGGCGCACGAGGTACCCCCTCCCGGCGGGTGGATACTCGATGGCATGAGCACCACGGAGCGTCCCAGGATCCTCGTAGTAGGCGGTGGGTACGTAGGCCTGTACGCAGCTCGGCGCATCCAGAAGAAGATGCGTTACGGCGAGGCGACCGTCACCGTCGTCGACCCGCGGTCGTACATGACCTACCAGCCCTTCCTCCCCGAAGCCGCCGCCGGCAGCATCTCCCCCCGGCACGTCGTCGTCCCGCTGCGACGCGTGCTGCCGAAGGCGGAGGTCCTCACCGGCCGGGTCACCACCATCGACCAGGACCGCAAGGTCGCCACGATCGCCCCGCTGGTGGGCGATGCGTACGAGCTGCCCTTCGACTACCTGGTGATCGCGCTCGGCGCGGTCTCGCGCACCTTCCCGATCCCCGGCCTCGCCGAGCAGGGCATCGGCATGAAGGGCATCGAGGAGGCCATCGGCCTGCGCAACCACGTCCTCGAGCAGCTCGACAAGGCCGACTCCACCACGGACGAGGAGATCCGGCGCAAGGCGCTCACCTTCGTCTTCGTGGGCGGCGGCTTCGCCGGCGCGGAGACCATCGGTGAGGTCGAGGACATGGCCCGCGACGCGGCCAAGTACTACACCAACGTGTCCCGCGAGGACATGCGCTTCATCCTCGTCGACGCCGCCGACAAGATCCTCCCCGAGGTGGGTCCCAAGCTCGGCGCGTACGGCAAGGAGCACCTCGAGGGCCGCGGCGTCGAGGTCTACCTGTCCACCTCGATGGACTCCTGCGTCGACGGCCACGTGGTGCTGAAGAACGGCCTCGAGGTCGACTCCAACACCATCGTGTGGACGGCCGGCGTCAAGCCGAACCCGGCCCTGTCCCGCTTCGGCCTGCCGCTGGGCCCGCGCGGCCACGTCGACACCGAGCCGACCCTCCAGGTCAAGGGCACCGACTACATCTGGGCCGCCGGCGACAACGCCCAGGTCCCGGACCTCGTGGGCCGCAAGGCCGGCAACGAGAACGCCTGGTGCCCGCCGAACGCCCAGCACGCGCTGCGCCAGGCCAAGGTGCTCGGCGACAACGTGGTCTCCGGCATGCGGGGCTTCCCGCAGAAGGAGTACAGCCACGCCAACAAGGGCGCGGTGGCGGGCCTCGGCCTGCACAAGGGCGTGGCGATGATCGTCATGGGCAAGATGAAGATCAAGCTCAAGGGCCGGCTCGCCTGGTACATGCACCGCGGCTACCACGGCATGGCGATGCCGACCT is a window from the Streptomyces capillispiralis genome containing:
- a CDS encoding SurA N-terminal domain-containing protein — encoded protein: MHRRRRTALLLTAAIAAAAPLLTACGNDAHPGAAAVVGGERITVSQLENRVDEVRAAQRAAVPDEAQYQQAIARTGSLTRDTLHSMVLDRVLERAAADAGVRVTPREVQEMRSGLEQQAGGAEALQTAWLQQYGIPPQRLDANLRLQLQAQKLAQRLGTDTSRPEFWKALSEAGKDLDVDLNPRYGSWDAEKSSRVDARTPWVRDITSAGTAPTL
- a CDS encoding nucleoside triphosphate pyrophosphohydrolase yields the protein MNAISSAPNQEAAVGRIVLLTTSHRVAPGLLSWPAWQVLHAADRVLCADGAHPQLPYLREAGIAVEEASPSAEDLVDACAGGRTVVVVATGEGEPALTDGLARLAGTGRVRMPELELLPASYDLPGARLLDLVQVMDRIRAECPWSSRQTHKGLAKYGIEEAYELVEAIEEGDRDELREELGDVLLQVVFHARIAEEHEEEPFSVDDVAGGIVAKLIHRHPHVFGEETATTPEDVKAHWLRTKAEEKRRSSVTEGVPLGQPGLALAAKLASRARTAGLDVPLPTGEGVGYELLALAARAEASGTDPEAALRAAARAYRDAIRAAEGGQDGA
- a CDS encoding cytochrome P450 family protein, with the protein product MPDQPTPPPHARPHGPVPELFTWEFAADPYPAYAWLREHAPVHRTRLPSGVEAWLVTRYADARQTLADPRLSKNPAHHDEPAHAKGKTGIPGERQADLMTHLLNIDPPDHTRLRRLVSKAFTPRRVAEFAPRVQQLTDGLIDRFAAGGSADLIHEFAFPLPIYAICDLLGVPREDQDDFRDWAGMMIRHQGGPRGGVARSVKKMRGYLAELIHRKREELPAEPAPGEDLISGLIRASDHGEHLTENEAAAMAFILLFAGFETTVNLIGNGTYALLTHPGQRERLQRALAAGDRGLLETGVEELLRYDGPVELATWRFATEPVTIGGQRVAAGDPVLVVLAAANRDPERFDGPDVLDLGRRDNQHLGYGHGIHYCLGAPLARLEGQTALATLLTRLPDLRLAVEPAELRWRGGLIMRGLRTLPVEFTPAHT
- a CDS encoding transglycosylase family protein, giving the protein MLSGNGRHRRPRQAPALLVAAGVTGSAIAIPLLGAGSASAADGATWDRVAECESGGSWSQNTGNGYYGGLQLTQDDWEAYGGLDYASSADQASRGQQIAVAERVLADQGVGAWRTCGLLAGLDQDSASVDIDTGVAEDSTPDPSGSPDSGDASASSSPSPTSEPSSTADATEGSKSPEGAESPESTADASADASVGTDTGTSPSASATPKTDESDKLGQTDGSSGLTGTEGTGSGRHRGGSAEEGVTEDRTSESSGRHASRGDDASRDAADGSYTVRTGDSLSSIADSLELDGGWRALYAENEQVVGTDPDLILPGQELAVGVEPGEK
- a CDS encoding transglycosylase family protein, whose product is MLFSGKGKHRRPSKATRAIAVTGVVGAAVAAPLMAAGNASAATASEWDAVAQCESGGNWSINTGNGYYGGLQFSASTWAAYGGTAYAASADRASKAQQIEIAEKVLAGQGKGAWPVCGVNLSNTPYSGGGSAQGTESQGTGSAETRETEQKASRSAERPAAEQKAEKKTVTTPTGKKVAKGDGEYKVVKGDTLSTIAEEHGVEGGWAKLFDLNGDIVEDADLIYPGQQLHLK
- the eno gene encoding phosphopyruvate hydratase gives rise to the protein MPSIDVVVAREILDSRGNPTVEVEVGLDDGSTGRAAVPSGASTGAFEAIELRDGDANRYLGKGVEKAVLAVIEQIGPELVGYDATEQRLIDQAMFDLDATDNKGSLGANAILGVSLAVAHAASEASDLPLFRYLGGPNAHLLPVPMMNILNGGSHADSNVDIQEFMIAPIGAESFSEALRWGAEVYHTLKKVLKSKGLATGLGDEGGFAPNLGSNREALDLILEAIKEAGYTPGEQIALALDVAASEFYKDGVYTFEGKERSAAEMTEYYAELVDAYPLVSIEDPLFEDDWEGWKVLTGKLGDKVQIVGDDLFVTNPERLARGIEEGAANALLVKVNQIGSLTETLDAVELAQRNGFKCMMSHRSGETEDVTIADLAVATNCGQIKTGAPARSERVAKYNQLLRIEEILDDAAVYAGRSAFPRFKG
- a CDS encoding FtsB family cell division protein, with product MAVKDRDRFSTATRIRLIGEQTAARVYRSQTKRQARRSRLTGRAALLALVVCSLIVALAYPMRQYVSQRAEIADLQQEQDETRQRVERLRDMKARWQDDAYAEQEIRRRLHYVMPGETGYIVIDPGTAKTARTDLEAADRPWYANVWDGVDKADAAAQ
- a CDS encoding DUF501 domain-containing protein, whose translation is METPPPTTPRTEPTEADVEAFKQQLGRPPRGLRAIAHRCPCGQPDVVETAPRLPDGTPFPTLYYLTCPRAASAIGTLEANGVMKEMTERLGTDPELAAAYRAAHEDYIRRRDEIEELKGFPSAGGMPDRVKCLHVLVGHSLAAGPGVNPLGDEALAMLPEWWRKGPCVTLPGSAGSAGSVESAESATEKEDGR
- a CDS encoding Ppx/GppA phosphatase family protein, whose amino-acid sequence is MTRVAAIDCGTNSIRLLVADVDPETGELTELDRRMTIVRLGQGVDRTGRLAPEALERTFAACREYAEIITSHGAERLRFVATSASRDAENRDAFVRGVLDILGVEPEVITGDQEAEFSFTGATRELAGRPDLHRPFLVVDIGGGSTEFVVGDDHVRAARSVDVGCVRMTERHLVRDGVVTDPPSEEQIAAMRADIEAALDHAEETVPLREAHTLVGLAGSVTTVSAIAQDLPEYDSEAIHHSRVSRDRVREITEWLLRSTHAERAAVPSMHPGRVDVIGAGALVLLSIMERIGAEEVVVSEHDILDGIAHSCAAEAR
- a CDS encoding type II toxin-antitoxin system RelE family toxin → MPVTGHEEGSRASSRPDAMRVLTALTALGDDPYRQDADVKKLTGPSGLHRLRAGSHRVAHRLRVGSHRVAHRINDGELVVLVVEMGGRRDVHRDV
- a CDS encoding NAD(P)/FAD-dependent oxidoreductase; its protein translation is MSTTERPRILVVGGGYVGLYAARRIQKKMRYGEATVTVVDPRSYMTYQPFLPEAAAGSISPRHVVVPLRRVLPKAEVLTGRVTTIDQDRKVATIAPLVGDAYELPFDYLVIALGAVSRTFPIPGLAEQGIGMKGIEEAIGLRNHVLEQLDKADSTTDEEIRRKALTFVFVGGGFAGAETIGEVEDMARDAAKYYTNVSREDMRFILVDAADKILPEVGPKLGAYGKEHLEGRGVEVYLSTSMDSCVDGHVVLKNGLEVDSNTIVWTAGVKPNPALSRFGLPLGPRGHVDTEPTLQVKGTDYIWAAGDNAQVPDLVGRKAGNENAWCPPNAQHALRQAKVLGDNVVSGMRGFPQKEYSHANKGAVAGLGLHKGVAMIVMGKMKIKLKGRLAWYMHRGYHGMAMPTWNRKIRVFADWTLGMFLKREVVSLGAIESPREEFYEAAKPAPAPAAAQQEKTEAKAS